One segment of Urocitellus parryii isolate mUroPar1 chromosome 5, mUroPar1.hap1, whole genome shotgun sequence DNA contains the following:
- the LOC113185295 gene encoding Fanconi anemia core complex-associated protein 20-like yields the protein MEAARRRPCGRLSRRRPRLGDGESQPWAWLLRIASSDLALDDGDLLPPLPAFPSQEPGPDPEPTLPPETFTVGPKAFSWTPFPSALGGLGCFYWAGCHPESPSGSLKGPPEPDPCGTPSVQEQLSVEGPPALQSCPMCQKEFSPGVAQLDMDSHLAQCLAESTDDVAW from the exons ATGGAGGCGGCGCGGAGGAGGCCGTGCGGGAGGCTGAGCCGCCGGAGGCCGCGCTTGGGGGACGG CGAGAGCCAACCCTGGGCCTGGCTGCTGCGCATAGCGAGCTCGGATCTGGCCCTGGACGACGGCGACCTGCTGCCCCCCCTTCCCGCTTTCCCCAGCCAGGAACCTGGGCCTGATCCCGAGCCTACCTTGCCTCCTGAGACCTTCACCGTTGGACCCAAGGCCTTTTCTTGGACACCCTTTCCGTCTGCCCTGGGGGGCCTGGGCTGCTTCTACTGGGCTGGGTGTCACCCAGAGTCCCCCAGTGGGTCCCTGAAAGGACCCCCTGAGCCTGATCCTTGCGGGACCCCCAGCGTCCAGGAGCAGCTGTCTGTGGAGGGGCCCCCAGCCCTGCAGAGCTGCCCAATGTGCCAGAAGGAGTTCAGCCCCGGGGTGGCCCAGCTGGACATGGACAGCCACCTCGCACAGTGCTTGGCAGAGAGCACGGATGATGTGGCATGGTGA